The following is a genomic window from Halobacterium sp. R2-5.
GCGCGCGCGAGCCGGCTCCGGGAGGCGTTCCGGTGATTCTCGCGGTCTGCGGCGGGAAGGGCGGCGTCGGAAAGACGACGACCGCGCTCAATCTCGCCGCCGAGCTCGACGCGGTGCTCGTGGACGCGGACCTCGGGATGGCGGACGTGCCGGCGGGCCGCGGCCCCGACCTCCACGACGTGCTCGCGGGGCGCGCGGACGCCGTCGAGGCGGTCCGCGAGACCGGTGCGATCGCGGTGCTGCCCTGTGGTCGGACGCTCGCCGGCGCCCGGGAGAGCGACCCGATGCGGCTCCTGGACGCGCTGCATGCCGTCGCGGACGCGTACGGCGACGTGGTCGTGGACTGTCCCGCGGGTCTGCGCGCGGACGTCGGTCTGCCGCTGCTGGTCGCGGACGCGAGCGTGCTGGTGACGACGCCGGACCGCGCGGCGCTGGCGGACGCGCTTCGCGCGCGGTCGCTGGCCGTCGAACTGGACGCCGGGCTGGCAGCCGCCGCGTACAATCGCGCGGACAGCGCGGGCGACGAGGTGGCGAACGCGCTCGGCGCGCCGGTGGTCGCGATTCCGGCGGCGGACGCCGTGACGGCGGCGGTGGAAGCCGGGCAGCCGGTCGCGGCTGTCGCTGGAGAGTCGGCGGCTGCGGCGCGGTTCGAGAATCTCGCACAACGAGTTCGTGAGACGCGGTAACGGTCAGTCCTGGAGGTCGACGTACGTCGAGCGCAGCGTCACCGGCGTCACGTCCGCGACGTCGGCGGCGTCGGCCTGCGTGAGCGGGACGTTCCGGTCGCAGGCCGCGGTGTAGAGGCAGGCGGCGGCGACCCCGCTGGGGTTGCGTCCGGAGACGAGGTTCCGGGACTCGGCCTCTTCGACGTACTCGCGGGCGGCGCGCTCGACGCCCTGGGGGAGGTCGAGTTCAGTGGCGTACCGCGGGAGGTAGTCGCGGGGATCGATTGGACCCGTGGGCAGGCCGAGTTCGCGGTTCATGGCGTCGTACGCGGCGGAGAGCTCGCCCTCGTCCGCGCGGGCGACGTCCTCGACCTCGCCGAGCGTCCGCGAGAGCGCGTTCGTCCGACAGACCGCGTAGACGGCGGCGGCCGCGAACCCTTCGATGGAGCGACCGCGGAGCAGGCCCTCGTTCTGTGCGGAGTCGAACAGCGCACACGCCTGGTCGCGGACGCTGCGCGGCAGGTCGAGCTTGCCGACGAGCCGGCGGATCTCCGTGAAGCCGTACACCTGGTTGCGGTCGGCCTTCGACGGGATGGACGCGCGCTTGTGCTGGCGGCGCATCCGCTTGAGACGGCGGCGCTTGCGCCCCTTCACGCGCGTCGAGCGGCCGATCTCCGTGGAGAGTCCGCGGTCGTGTCTGGCGCGCGTGAGCGGCGCGCCCGTCCGCTCGGGGTTGCTGTCGTCCTCGGAGAAGCTGCGCCACTCGGGGCCGCGGTCGATGCGGTCCTCGTCGACGACGAGCCCGCACTCCACGCAGACGCGTTCGGTCGCACGCTGCCGGACGGCACCCGAGCACTCGGGACAGGTCACTGACTGACTCATCACACCTGAACGTAGGTCCGGAAGCAGTATTTAAACGCAGGTCGAGACCGCCGATTCCGGGCGTTCCAGGCGCCGAGAGCGTATCGGTAACCGGTACGCTCCTGTAGCGGGCGGTGTATATCTCGCTTGTCGACACTCGAAATTTTAAGTGGTGTCGCGCGGAACTGGCTCGCATGGGACTGGCGGACATCGCGGAAGGGGTCGAGGTGACGACGCGCCAGCGCGAGCGCGGCGTCGCGAGCGTCGACCGGACCGCGGCGTCGCTGGCGGCGGGGCTCGCCGGCGTGGAGGACGACCTCCCGGTGTCCGCGGACGCGGCCGCGACGATGGCCGAGGCGTACGCGGGCGGCGCGAGCGTCGGCGACGCCGCCGACGAGGCCGGCGTGGCGCCGACCACCGCGGCGAAGACGCTCCACCGGCTCGGCTTCGAGGGGCTGTCGCCGTTCTCGCCGCTCCAGCGCGAGATACTCGACGACTGGCTGGCCGCAGAGTGCTCTCGCGCGGACGCCCTCGAACTCACGGGCGCCGGCGAGCGGGCGTTCGCGCTCGCGGCGTACGTCGCGACCCACGAGCCGGTCGAGGCGGCCGAAGCGGCCGTCGAGAGCGCGCTGTCGAACGCCGGGGACGCGATGGTCGAGAAGCGCGACGCGCTCGAAGCGACGCTCCCGGACCTCGACGCGTAGTCAGGAGAGCTTCTGGCGGGCGGCGTCGAGCAGCGATTCTTCGTCGGCGTCGACGCTCAGGGACGTCTCGAACAGCGACGCCGCGAGCGCCGCGATTCGCGCGGTGAACGCGCCGTCGCCGGCGAGCGCGGCCGGCTCCTCGGGGATACCGCGCTCGGCGTGTTCGGGGACGGCGTGGTCGGCGTCCGGCGGTGCGTCCTCGGCCCGGTTCGCGATAGCGAGGTCGAAGTCCGCCCCGAGATCTGCGAGGCGCCCGCGGGCGCGCTGGAGGCTGTCGATGCCTCGACTCCCGGGCGGGAGGACGGCGGCGACCCGGTCAGCGCTCGTGACCGCGGCGACGGCCTGGTTCGCGGCGACCGGCGGCGTATCTACCAGCACGTAGTCGTGGACGTCCGAGAGGTCCGCGAGCCGGTCGTCGAGACGCTCAGCGGCGGTCCGGGTCTTCGCTTCGGCGATGCGAGCGAACGGCGCGAACGCGGGGTACGCGGCGACGTCGCCCGGCGCGTCGGGAGCGAGGACGTGGCGTGCCGCCGCCGGGTCGGCGTCCGGGTCCGCGAGCAGCGAGGTGGCGTCGGCGTCGATGCGGCCGTCGACGTACTGTGCGAGGCCCTGCGTGGCGAACGCGGCGTCGAGGACGCCGACGCTGGCGCCGTCGCGAGCGAGCACGGCGGCGGTCTCGACGGCGATTCGGGTGGTGCCGGCGCCGCCGGCGACGCCGACGAGCGCGGCAGTTCGTGGCTGCATGCCAGTAGTTTTCCCTCCTACTGGTACTAAAATTCGTGTATTCTCCGGCGATTTATTCTCCGGCAGCCGCGGAGATGTCGTCGGCGATGTCGTCGAGTTCGTCGTCCGCGAGGTCCGGGCGCTCGCCGGCGATGGCGTGAATCGGGCGGCCGCCGTCGCCGTCGAAGCGCGGGATGATGTGTCCGTGGACGTGCGGCACCTCCTGTCCGGCCGCCTCGCCGTTGTTGAACGCGACGTTGCTGGCGTCCGCGTCCACGACGTCCTCCACGATGGGCGTGAGGGAGTGCAGCGCCGCGAACACCATCTCGCCGCTCTCCGGGGGCACGTCGTCGAGGGTCTCGTGGTGGTCCTTCGGGATGACGAGCGTGTGCCCGGGCGCGAGCGGGTTCGCGTCGAGGAACGCGAGCACGTCGGCGTCCTCGTAGACGACGCGGGCGGGAATCTCTCCGTCGACGATCTGGCAGAAGATGCAGTCTTCGGACATGTGCGGCCAAACGACCGCCTCGATTAAAAGCCTAGCCGCGTCGGCCGCCGACGCTGTCGCGGAACTGCCCGCGGTCGACGACGCGGAGCGTGAGGTCGGCGGTGGCGACGGCGGCGCCGTCTTCGCGCTCGGCCCGGCAGGCGAACGAGAGGTCGGGGCGGTCGACGCCCACGAGCGTCGCGGACACGTCGACGGACGCGCCGACGCCGACGGGCGCGAGGTGGGAGACCGAGGCGCCGCGGTCGACGACGCCCGTGCCGTCGGGGAGGCGACCGCGCAGCGTCTCCCGGACGAGCGTCTCGAACTGCGCGAGCAGGTGCGGCGTGCCGAGGACGCGGACCGCCTCCTCGGGGCTGGCGTCGATGGCAGCGGGGTCGCCGGGCGGGTCGTCGTGCGCGCCGAACGCGACGGTGGCGTGGTCGTCGTCGAGCGTGAACGCGGCCTCGCCGCGGACGTCGGCGTCCGCGAGCTCGTCGAAGGCGTCGGACATGCGTGACGCCACGACGCAGTTCGTGTTAGTCTTGGCGGCGTGCGGCGTCGAGAGAGCTGTCGATTGCTCCGCTCGACAGTCGTTCCGTGGAGAACAGAAAGGCTATGAGCGGGGGCTGGCTACGCTGGAGCATGCTCAGCAACTTCGCGGAACTGTTCGACGTCGCCGTGACCCTCGCGTACGCCGTGCTCGGCGCGGGGCTGGTGGGGACCGGCGTGCTCGTCGAACTGCGCAGCGTCGCCAGCCTCGGCGGCGGCGACCTCGTGCTCGGCGTGTGGCTCGCGGCCATGGGCGTGGTCGCCATCGCCGCCGGCACGATGCTGTTCACGGACAAGGTCCGGGCGCGCATCGGCGACGCCTAAACCGGCAGACGCGGCGACGGCGACTGTACAACCGATTACCCTTTTAGGTGCGAGCGAGACGGGTACGCCATGAGCCGATTCGCCGACGTCCCCGACCAGTACGACCCCGACGACGTGGAGGACCGGGTGTTCGACTACTGGGAGGCCGTCGACGCCTACGAGCAGACCAAACAGCACCGGGCCGACGGCGAGGACTTCTTCTTCGTGGACGGGCCGCCGTACACGTCCGGGGCCGCGCACATGGGGACGACGTGGAACAAGACCCTCAAAGACGCCTACATCCGCTACCACCGGATGCAGGGCTACGACGTCACGGACCGCCCGGGCTACGACATGCACGGGCTCCCCATCGAGACGAAAGTCGAGGAGGAGCTCGGCTTCGAGTCGAAGAAGGACATCGAGGAGTACGGCGAGCAGAACTTCATCGACGCCTGCAAGGAGTTCGCCGACCGCAACCTCGAGGGTCTGCAGTCGGACTTCCAGAGCTTCGGCGTCTGGATGGACTGGGAGAACCCGTACAAGACCGTCGACCCGTCGTACATGGAGTCGGCGTGGTGGGCGTTCGACCGCGTCCACGAGCGCGGACTCGTCGAGCGCGGGAAGCGCTCCATCAGCCAGTGCCCCCGTTGTGAGACCGCGATCGCGAACAACGAAGTCGAGTACGAGGACGTCACCGACCCCTCCATCTACGTGGCGTTCGACCTCGACGACCGCGAGGGGTCGCTGGTCGTGTGGACGACGACGCCGTGGACGATTCCCGCCAACGAGTACGTCGCCGTCGACGAAGAGATGACCTACCAGAAGGTGCGCGCGACCAGAGACGGCGAGGAGGACGTCCTCTACGTCGCCGAGGAGTGCGTCGAGGGCGTGCTGACGGCGGGCCGCTACGAGGACTACGAAATCGAGGAGACGCTCCCCGGCAGCCGGATGCTCGGCTGGTCGTACACGCCGCCGCTCGCCGACGAGGTGCCCGCGAACCCCGTGGACGCCGACGGCACCCACGAGGTCTACCACGGCGACTGGGTGGAGGGCGACCGCACGGGCCTCGTCCACTCCGCGCCCGGGCACGGCGAGGAGGACTTCGAGCGCGGCGAGGAACTCGGCCTGCCGGTGTTCTGTCCGGTCGGCGAGGACGGCGTCTACACCGAGGAAGGCGGCAAGTACGAGGGCGAGTTCGTCCGCGACGCCAACGAGGCCATCATCGACGACCTCTCCGGGAAGGGTGCGCTGCTCGCCGAGGAGGAGGTCACGCACTCCTACGGACACTGCTGGCGCTGCGACACGGGCATCATCCAGATCGTCACCGACCAGTGGTTCATCACCATCACCGACGTCAAAGACGAGCTCCTGGAGAACATGGAGGATTCGGAGTGGTACCCGCAGTGGGCCCGCGACAACCGCTTCCGGGACTTCGTGGAGGACGCGCCGGACTGGAACGTCAGCCGGCAGCGCTACTGGGGCATTCCGGTGCCCATCTGGACGCCCGATAGCGAGGCCACTGCCTCGAACGGGAGCGGCGAAGCCGCGGACGGCTGGAGCGGGGACATGGACGACGTGCTCGTCGTCGGCACCCGCGAGGAGCTCGCGGAGCTCGCCGACCAGGACGTCGACCCCGAGACCGTCGACCTCCACAAGGACACCGTCGACGACCTCACCATCACGCGGGACGGCACGACGTACACGCGCGTCCCGGACGTCTTCGACGTCTGGCTGGACTCCTCGGTGGCGTCGTGGGGCACCCTCGACTACCCCGAGAAGCAGGACGACTTCGAGGAGCTGTGGCCCGCCGACCTCATCATGGAGGCCCACGACCAGACTCGCGGCTGGTTCTGGTCCCAGCTCGGGATGGCGACCGCGGCGATGGGCGAGGTGCCCTACGAGCAGGTGCTCATGCACGGGTACGCGAACATGCCCGACGGCCGCGGGATGTCGAAGTCGAAGGGCATCACCATCGAGCCGAACGAGGTCATCGAGGAGTACGGCGCGGACCCGATGCGGCTGTTCCTGCTGTCGGTGAGCCCGCAGGGCCAGGACATGCGCTTCTCGTGGGACGAGACCGAGAACATGCAGCGGGACCTCAACATCCTCTGGAACGTGTTCCGCTTCCCGCGGCCGTACATGGAGATGGACGGCTTCGACGCCAACGTCCCCGAGGCGTTCGGCGGCGACGGGTCGGGCGTCGCCGTCGAGGACGTCTCGCTCGAAACGGTCGACCAGTGGCTGCTGTCGACGCTCCAGCGCGTCAAGGCCGACGCCACGAGCCACTGGGAGGAGTTCGAGCAGCACAAGGCACTCGAGGAGATCCTGGAGTTCGTCACGGGCGACCTCTCGCGGTACTACGTGCAGGTCGTCCGCGAGCGCATGTGGGAGGAGGGCGACTCCGAGTCGAAGACCGCAGCGTACGCCACGCTCCAGAAGGCGCTGCTGGAGGTGACCGCGATGCTGGCGCCGTACGCGCCGCTCGTCACCGACGAGCTCTACCAGCACCTCACTGACGGCGGCGCCTACGACACCGTCCACATGTGCGACTGGCCGGAGGTCGAGGAGCGCTACCGCCAGCCCGCGCTCGAAGACGACGTCGCGACGCTCCGCGACATCGAGGAGGCCGGCAGCCACGCCCGCCAGCAGGCCGGCCGGAAGCTCCGCTGGCCCGTGACGCGTGTCGTCGTGGACGCCGACGACGACCGCGTCGCGAGCGCGGTCCGCGAGCACGCCGAACTGCTGTGCGACCGCCTGAACGCGCGCCGCGTCGAGGTCGTCGACGAGGGCGAGGACTGGGACGAGCTCGCGTTCAGCGCGCGCGCCGACATGAGCGTCCTCGGCCCCGCGTTCGGCGACGACGCCGGCGAGGTCATGCAGGCGCTCAACGACGCCCACGTCGAGGTCCGCGGACCCGACGCGCTCGCCGAGCAGGCCAGTGAGGCGCTCGGCCGCGACGTCGAACTCACGCCGGAGATGGTGGAGTTCGTCGAGGAGGCTCCCGAACACGTCGCCGGCGCGGACTTCGAGGACGGTACTGTGTACGTCGACACCGAACTCGACGAGGATGTCGAGAGCGAGGGGTACGCCCGCGAGGTCATCCGCCGCGTCCAGGAGATGCGCAAGGACCTCGACCTCGCGATGGACGCCGAGATCCGGCTCGACGTCGCCGTCTTCGACGACCGCGTCGGCCGCCTCGTCGCCGAGCACGAGGACCTCATCGCCGAGGAGACCCGCGCCCGCGAGCTCGGCGAAGTCGAGGACGGCTACCGCGAGGAGTGGGACGTCGAAGGCACGAAGCTCGCGCTCGAAATCGAGGAGCTGTAGGCACGAACGGTCCCGCTCAGCCGCGGACCGGGACGTGTCCGAGCCGGACGTCGCGTTCCGTTCGCTCGTCGCCGCCCTCGGCGTGTGTGATGCCGACGACTGTGACGCTCTGGGGGTTCTCCGCTGCCGGGAGCGACCATGCGCTCGTGAACGTCCGGGTGTCGCCGGGCTCGACCCGGCCGGAGGACGCGCCGCCGCCGACGCGCGTCCCGTCGCTCGTCGTGACCGTCCCGAGTTCGAGCGTGTACGGCGCGTCCCCCGTGTTCTCGACGCGGACGGTCGCCTCGAAGTGCCACGCGTCGTCGCCGACCCGCACCTGAGCGTCTTCGAGCGTGTCCGCGGGCTCGGTCTCGGGCAGCAGCTCGTCGCCGATGCCCGTCCCCTGCTGGGTCGTCCGGCGTTCGGTCGTCGGCGCACCGCCGTCACCGCCAAGCCGGGACGCGACCATCCGGAGCAGCGTCGACGCTTCGACGGCGACCGGCACGCCGATGCCGAGCCCGACCAGGACGCGAATCAGCCACCGGCGGCTCACGAGTCCCGCCTCCTCGGGCTCGTCGCCTCCCGGCTCCGGGGCGCTCTCGTCGCTCATCGTCGGTGGCGCCGCGTCACGGGTGTTCTCGTCGAATCATGGGTTGTCAGTGGGGAGTGTCGGTGGAGCGGCTACACGGGGAACGGCGGCGTGCCGGGCTGGAGCACGCCGTCCGCGACCATGCTCCACAGCGGCAGCCCGTACGCGAGCACGACGAGGACGACGGCGATGCCGGTCCACAGCCAGAGGTTGTCGAGCACGCGCGGGCTGTTCGACGCGCCGGACAGCGGCTCGGGGATGTGGCCGTTCACGGAGAGGCGAGCGACCCCCGGCCGCGACAGCCACGTCCCGAGCATCACCACGAGGAACATCGCGAGCGCGGCGACCAGCAGCGTCGCGCCGACCGCGATCTGGACCCGGATCTCGCCGATGCTGCCGAACACGGGGTCGAACGCGGCGGCGCCCGCGTCACCGACCGGTTCGGCGGTCCGCCGCGGGAGCCCCGCGAGCCCGCCGCGGTGCATCGCGTTCGACATCAGCGTCATGCCGACGAACCAGACGTACGGCTGGACGCTCGCGAGCGTGCGGTGCCGGAGGCGCTTGCCCGTGAGCTGGGGGACCAGCCAGTAGCTGACCGCCATCGCGGTGAGCGCGAACGCGGTGCCGACGGTGAGGTGGAAGTGCCCGGGCACCCAGATGGTGTTGTGGATGAGGTAGTTGATGTTCATCCCGGCGTTGATCATCCCGGAGAACCCGCCGGCGGCGAACATCAGGCCGGCGAGCGCCGTCCCCGAGAACGCGGGGTTGTCCCAGGGGAGCGCGCGCAGCCACCCGAGGTAGCCGTCGCCGCCGCGCTGGCGAGCGCCGTGTTCGAGCGACGCGACGACGGTGAACGCCGTCAGTAGCGACGGCAACAGCAGCATCATCGTGTTCGTCATCGCGATGAACTTGAAGCCGTCCGCGATGCCGGGGTCGACGTACTGGTGGTGGAAGCCGACCGGCGTGGACAGCAACACGAACAGCACGAAGACGACGCGCGCGAGCGGGTCGCTGAACAGCCGGCCGCCCGCGAACTTCGGGAGCAGCGTGTACCACGCGAGGTAGCCCGGCAGCAGCCAGAAGTAGACGACCGGGTGGCCGAAGTACCAGAACAGCGACCGCGTCAGCAGCGGGTCGACCTGCCCGATCCAGCCCAGCGACCACGGGATCAGGAACACCACGACCTCGACGGCGACGCCGACCGAGGAGAGGTACCACATGATGAACGTGGTCAACACCATGAACGTCTGGAGCGGGATGCGCGCGTCGGGGTTGTCAGCGCGCCAGTCGCGGTACGTCAGGAAGTACACCGCGCCGACGACCCACGACCCGACGACGAGCAGCGCGGCGCCGACGTAGAACGCGGGGTGGGCTTTCAGCGGCGCGTAGAACGTGTACAGGACGTCCGCGGACTCGAAGGGGAGGCCGGGCGCGAACCCGTTGAGGATGGCGACGGTCGCCAGCGCGGTGCCGACGAACATCGACAGGAAGCCGGCCCAGGCGAGGCGGTCGCTGTACAGCGAGCGTTCGAGGCTGTTCGTGGTCGCCCAGAGGAACAGCCCGCAGATGAAGAACGTCGTGAACACGAGCGCGAGCAGGACGCCGTGGCCGGTGAGGACGGTGTAGTACTCGGTCGCCTGGATGGGGAGCAGCGAGCGCAGGGTGTCGGTGCGGTACAGCGCCTGCACCAGCCCCAGGAGGCCGCCGAGCGCGAGCGCGACGAACGCGACGCCGAAGTGCCAGCGGACGAGCTTCGCGGCGTTCGGGTACTCGTCGACGTACGTCACGCCTCACTCACCTCCTCGGCGTCGAAGTCCTCCTGTGGGACGACTTCGATGGTGCCGGTCATGTCGTGGTGGGCGGCGCCGCAGTACTCGTGGCACGCGACGTGGTACGTCCGCGCGTCGCCGAACTCGACGGTCAGTTGCGCGACCTGCCCGGGGATGACCATCGTGTTGAGGTTCGTCCCGACGACGTTGAAGCCGTGAGTCACGTCGCCGCTCGCCACGTGGAAGGTGACTTCCGCGCCCTCGGGCACCCGGATGGGGGTGCCGCTGCCGGGCGAGAACTGGAACTGCCGCGCGACGACGTAGACGTCGTACTCGCCGTCGCCCGTCCGGTAGACGCCGGGGTCGCGGAAGTCCGGGGAGTCCGTGGGGCTCGACGCGTCGACCGTGCCGCCGCCGTCGTCGACCATCGCGACGCCAGCGCCGACGGCGCCGTAGACGATGGTTCCGACGAACGCGACGATTAGTGCGAGCGACGCGACCAGCCAGGCTCTCTCGAATCTGTGTATCTCCATGCTATCACCCGATCACCGTCAGTTCGTTCCCGAGGAACTCGACGAAGTACATGAACACCCACATGGCGACGAGTATCAGGAAGTAGACGGCGACGAGCGCCGCCGTCCCCCGTGGGTCGTACTCGTCGTGGCCGATCTCCTCGACCGGCTCCTCGATCGCCGCTTCCGGCGTTCCCGTGGGTTCTCCGTCCCCGTCGTCGTAGGCCGGGGTCGTGGGCTGGTCGCGCCGGTAGACGCCGGCGAGCACCGGCAGGAGCATCGCCAGCGTCACCGTCCCCGCGAACGCCAGCCCGAACAGCGGGTTGAACGGCGCCGTGGTCCCGCCGGCCGGCGCTTCGTCGCCGCCGGCTCCCGACGGCGCGGGGCCGACGACGATGGCGCCCTTCATCCCCACGCTCAGGTGGGGCTCACAGTAGTACAGGTAGACGCCCGGGGTCTCGAACGTGTGCGTGAACGAGAACCCCTCGTCCTCGATGGGCTCGTGACCGCCCCAGGACGCATCCTCGGGCTGGGACTCGACGAGCACGTTGTGCGTGTTCGACGTCCACTCGAAGACCACCGTCGTTCCCGGGGAAACGCGGAGTGCGGGCGGCTCGAACGCGAACGTCCCGCCGTTCCCGTTCGCCCCGACCGTCACCGTCACTTCCTCCTCGCCGGTGCGGTCTGCGGTCTCGCCGTCGTAGTTGTCGACCGCCCCGCCGGACGCCGCGTCCGTGAACCAGTCGCCGTACTCCGCGGGCACAGCGTCCGCCTGCTGGCCGCCGCCGTCCTCGGAGACGACGATAGCGCCCTTCATCCCCACGCTCAGGTGGGGTTCACAGTAGTACAGGTACGTGCCGTTGGTCTCGAACGTGTGCGTGAACGAGAACCCCTCGTCCTCGATGGGCTCATGACCGCCCCACGACGCGTCCTCGGGCTGGGACTCGACGAGCACGTTGTGCGTGTTCGACGTCCACTCGAAGACCACCGTCGTCCCGGGAGAAATCCGGAGTGCGGGCGGCTCGAACGCGAACGTCCCGCCGTTCCCGTTCGCCCCGACCGTCACCGTCACTTCCTCCTCGCCCGTCCGGTCGACGACCGTGCCGTCGTAGTTGTCGACCGCCCCGCCGGCCGCCTCGTCCGTGAACCAGCCGTCGAAGTCGGGCTGTGCCGCGGCCGACCCCGTGGCCGCGCTCCCGACCGCCGCGGCGGCCGCGGTGCCGGCGACCGTTCGGAGCACGCCACGCCGCGAGTACGACTGTTCGGCCACGTCCCCGGTCATCCGTTATCCCTCTCCGAGCGAAGCGCGGCGAACCGCCGGCCGACGCCGTCCCGCGGGGCGAGACGACGGCCGCGGTCGCCGGTCGGTGTCCGGTCTGTCCTGACCATACGCTGTCACAAACGGTCGTTGCTGTGAATCGTCTTAAAAAAGCCCGGTCGTTCCCGGGTCCTTGGAACGGGTACAAGTACTTAGGCTCGGTCTGCAAAACACGTGCGCATGAGCGTCCAACTACGGCGCCTCGCAGCAGGGATCCTGCTGCTCGCACTCGTTCCGGTCGCGCTGTACGCCGTCGGGCAGTCCACGCTCGCGGTCATCTCGCTCGTGAACGTCGTGCTCGTCGCCGGATGCCTCTACTACATGTTCGGCCCCAGCGAGAGCGAGCGAACGCACGTCGCGGGGTAGCGCCGGCTCGATGACGGGGACACCGACAGCCGCGGCCGCCGCAGGGGGCGTGACGCCCGACGCCGGCCTCGTCGCCTTCTTCGTCGTCGGGCTGTTCGGCGGCGCGCACTGCCTCGGGATGTGCGGCCCGCTCGTGACGATGTACGGCGATCGGGTCGGCGGCGACGCCCGCGGCCCGACGACGCACGAGCTCCGCCAGCACGCGCTGTTCAACGCCGGCCGCACCGCGAGCTACGCGACAGTCGGCGCCGCGATTGGCGCCGCCGGGAGCCTCCTCGTCGACGCCGGCGGCCTGCTGGCAGCCGGCGGCGTCGTCCGCGGCGTCGTCGGCGTCGGCGCCGGCGTCGTCATCCTCGCCGCGGGCGCCCGCTACGCGACCGGGGGCGGAGTGCGCGCCTCCGGCGCGTCGATTCCCCTGGTCGGCCGCGCGTTCGCGGCGGTGACCGACCGGCTGCACGCCCGCGTCGACGACTGGGCGACCGGCCCCGGCATCGCGGCGCTCGGCGCGATACACGGTCTCCTGCCGTGTCCGCTGCTCTACCCTGCGTTCCTGTACGCGTTCGCGACCGGGTCGCCGGTCCGGGGCGGCCTCGCGCTCGCCGCGCTCGGCCTCGGGACGTTCCCGTCGCTGCTCGCGTACGGCACCGCCCTCGGGGCCGTCGACGCCGGCCTGCGCCGGCGGCTCCACCGCGGCCTCGGCGTCGCGTTCCTCGTCGCCGGTACCGTCCCGCTCGCGCAGGGGCTCCGGGCGCTCGGCTACGACGTCCCGCACGTCCCCCTCCCCATGCCGCCGCTTCCCGCCTGAACCATGTCGTGTACGCTCTGCGGGCTACCGACGCCCGACCGACCCGTGACCGCGGCCGACGTCGACGGCGAGTACTGCTGTCGCGGCTGTCTGGAGGTCGCGCGCAGCACCGACGCGCCGGCGGACGCTGACGCCGAGGCCGCCGCGGACGCCCTCGACCGCGGCGCCGATCCCGACGACGCGGACGGCGAGACGGCGTTCCTCTCCGTGTCGGGGATGCACTGCGCGACCTGCGAGGCGTTCGTGGAGTCGCGAGCGACGAGCCACGACGGCGTGCTCGCGGCGTCCGCGAGCTACCCGACGGAGTCGGTCAAGCTCACCTACGACCCGTCGGTCGTCGACCGCGACGGCCTCACGGACACCGTCGACGGCCTCGGCTACAGCGCGGGCGAGCGCGAGGTCGGCGAGCGCGACGACGACGTCGCCGTCGGCCGGCTGCTCGTCGGCGGGTTCTTCGGGATGATGACGATGCTGTGGTACGTGCTCTTCCTCTACCCGGTCTACCTCGGCGTCTCCCCCGAGAACCTCCTCGTCGACCTCTCCGGGAGCGCGGGCGCGTACCTGTTCGGGAACGTCTGGCTGATGGCGACCGTCGTCCTCGGGTACACCGGCTACCCGCTGTTCCGCGGCGCGTTCGTGAGCGTGCGCGCCGGCCGCCCGAACATGGACCTGCTCGTCGGCGTCGCCGCGGCGGCCGCGTACGCGTACAGCACGGTCGTGGTCCTCGGCGGCGGCACGGACGTCTACTACGACGTCGCGGTCGTCATCGTGCTCGCGGTCACCGTCGGCGACTACTACGAGGACCGCGTGAAGCGCGGCGCGACCACGCGGCTCGCCGACCTCACCGCCGACCGCGTCGACGACGCCGTCCGCCGCACC
Proteins encoded in this region:
- the ileS gene encoding isoleucine--tRNA ligase, whose amino-acid sequence is MSRFADVPDQYDPDDVEDRVFDYWEAVDAYEQTKQHRADGEDFFFVDGPPYTSGAAHMGTTWNKTLKDAYIRYHRMQGYDVTDRPGYDMHGLPIETKVEEELGFESKKDIEEYGEQNFIDACKEFADRNLEGLQSDFQSFGVWMDWENPYKTVDPSYMESAWWAFDRVHERGLVERGKRSISQCPRCETAIANNEVEYEDVTDPSIYVAFDLDDREGSLVVWTTTPWTIPANEYVAVDEEMTYQKVRATRDGEEDVLYVAEECVEGVLTAGRYEDYEIEETLPGSRMLGWSYTPPLADEVPANPVDADGTHEVYHGDWVEGDRTGLVHSAPGHGEEDFERGEELGLPVFCPVGEDGVYTEEGGKYEGEFVRDANEAIIDDLSGKGALLAEEEVTHSYGHCWRCDTGIIQIVTDQWFITITDVKDELLENMEDSEWYPQWARDNRFRDFVEDAPDWNVSRQRYWGIPVPIWTPDSEATASNGSGEAADGWSGDMDDVLVVGTREELAELADQDVDPETVDLHKDTVDDLTITRDGTTYTRVPDVFDVWLDSSVASWGTLDYPEKQDDFEELWPADLIMEAHDQTRGWFWSQLGMATAAMGEVPYEQVLMHGYANMPDGRGMSKSKGITIEPNEVIEEYGADPMRLFLLSVSPQGQDMRFSWDETENMQRDLNILWNVFRFPRPYMEMDGFDANVPEAFGGDGSGVAVEDVSLETVDQWLLSTLQRVKADATSHWEEFEQHKALEEILEFVTGDLSRYYVQVVRERMWEEGDSESKTAAYATLQKALLEVTAMLAPYAPLVTDELYQHLTDGGAYDTVHMCDWPEVEERYRQPALEDDVATLRDIEEAGSHARQQAGRKLRWPVTRVVVDADDDRVASAVREHAELLCDRLNARRVEVVDEGEDWDELAFSARADMSVLGPAFGDDAGEVMQALNDAHVEVRGPDALAEQASEALGRDVELTPEMVEFVEEAPEHVAGADFEDGTVYVDTELDEDVESEGYAREVIRRVQEMRKDLDLAMDAEIRLDVAVFDDRVGRLVAEHEDLIAEETRARELGEVEDGYREEWDVEGTKLALEIEEL
- a CDS encoding HIT family protein, with product MSEDCIFCQIVDGEIPARVVYEDADVLAFLDANPLAPGHTLVIPKDHHETLDDVPPESGEMVFAALHSLTPIVEDVVDADASNVAFNNGEAAGQEVPHVHGHIIPRFDGDGGRPIHAIAGERPDLADDELDDIADDISAAAGE
- a CDS encoding ParA family protein; protein product: MQPRTAALVGVAGGAGTTRIAVETAAVLARDGASVGVLDAAFATQGLAQYVDGRIDADATSLLADPDADPAAARHVLAPDAPGDVAAYPAFAPFARIAEAKTRTAAERLDDRLADLSDVHDYVLVDTPPVAANQAVAAVTSADRVAAVLPPGSRGIDSLQRARGRLADLGADFDLAIANRAEDAPPDADHAVPEHAERGIPEEPAALAGDGAFTARIAALAASLFETSLSVDADEESLLDAARQKLS
- a CDS encoding AAA family ATPase, whose amino-acid sequence is MILAVCGGKGGVGKTTTALNLAAELDAVLVDADLGMADVPAGRGPDLHDVLAGRADAVEAVRETGAIAVLPCGRTLAGARESDPMRLLDALHAVADAYGDVVVDCPAGLRADVGLPLLVADASVLVTTPDRAALADALRARSLAVELDAGLAAAAYNRADSAGDEVANALGAPVVAIPAADAVTAAVEAGQPVAAVAGESAAAARFENLAQRVRETR
- a CDS encoding transcription initiation factor IIB family protein, coding for MSQSVTCPECSGAVRQRATERVCVECGLVVDEDRIDRGPEWRSFSEDDSNPERTGAPLTRARHDRGLSTEIGRSTRVKGRKRRRLKRMRRQHKRASIPSKADRNQVYGFTEIRRLVGKLDLPRSVRDQACALFDSAQNEGLLRGRSIEGFAAAAVYAVCRTNALSRTLGEVEDVARADEGELSAAYDAMNRELGLPTGPIDPRDYLPRYATELDLPQGVERAAREYVEEAESRNLVSGRNPSGVAAACLYTAACDRNVPLTQADAADVADVTPVTLRSTYVDLQD